A single genomic interval of Falco cherrug isolate bFalChe1 chromosome 8, bFalChe1.pri, whole genome shotgun sequence harbors:
- the PHYKPL gene encoding 5-phosphohydroxy-L-lysine phospho-lyase — MRPARRPRQETLALRRQLIGSSCKLFFSNDPVKIVKAKGQYMYDENGRQYLDCINNVAHVGHCHPDIVKAAHEQNQLLNTNSRYLHDNLVDYAERLSKTLPEKLCIFYFLNSGSEANDLALRLARQYTKHEDVIVLDHAYHGHLTSLIDISPYKFRNLEGQKEWVHVAPIPDTYRGLYREDHEDSVTAYANEVKNIIQQAHERGRKIAAFFVESLPSVGGQIIPPAGYFQKVAEHVHKAGGVFIADEIQVGFGRVGKHFWAFQLQGDDFIPDIVTMGKPIGNGHPIACVATTKEIAEAFGATGVEYFNTFGGNPVSCAIGLAVLDVIQKEHLQAHATEVGNFLMNLLKEQKTKHPIIGDVRGSGLFIGVDLIKDEAERTPATAEAEYLVTRLKEEYILLSTDGPGRNVLKFKPPMCFNMEDAKFVVDTLDKLLTDMEKECLKQ; from the exons CTCTTCTTGcaagctgtttttttctaatgatcCAGTGAAGATCGTAAAGGCGAAAGGCCAGTACATGTACGATGAGAATGGAAGACAATACCTTGACTGCATAAACAATGTCGCTCATG TTGGACATTGTCACCCTGATATAGTAAAAGCAGCCCATGAACAAAATCAATTGTTAAATACAAATTCTCGTTATCTTCATGACAACTTGGTCGATTATGCAGAGAGACTTTCAAAAACACTACCTGAGAAGTTATGCATCTTTTACTTTTTGAATTCTGG ATCTGAAGCTAATGATCTTGCCCTAAGACTGGCACGACAGTACACAAAACATGAGGATGTTATAGTTTTAGACCA TGCTTACCATGGACATCTGACATCCTTGATTGACATAAGCCCATATAAATTCAGAAATCTAGAAGGACAAAAGGAATGGGTCCACGTG GCTCCTATTCCAGACACATACAGAGGACTTTATAGAGAAGACCACGAAGATTCAGTAACAGCCTATGCTaatgaagtgaaaaatattaTCCAGCAAGCACATGAGAGAGGCAGAAAG attgctgcattttttgttgAATCTCTGCCAAGTGTGGGTGGTCAAATCATTCCACCAGCAGGCTATTTTCAGAAGGTTGCAGA GCACGTGCACAAGGCAGGAGGTGTATTTATTGCTGATGAAATTCAAGTTGGCTTTGGCAGGGTTGGCAAGCACTTTTGGGCATTCCAGCTTCAGGGAGACGATTTTATACCTGATATTGTCACTATGGGGAAACCGATAGGAAATGGGCACCCTATTGCCTGTgtagcaacaacaaaagaaattgcAGAAGCATTTGGAGCCACAGGAGTAGAGTATTTTAATACA TTTGGAGGAAATCCTGTTTCATGTGCAATTGGATTAGCTGTGTTAGATGTGATTCAGAAGGAACACCTTCAAGCACATGCCACAGAAGTAGGCAACTTCTTGATGAATCTACTCAAGGAACAGAAAACCAAGCATCCCATCATTGGTGATGTCAG gggTTCTGGCTTATTCATTGGAGTGGACTTAATCAAGGATGAAGCAGAAAGGaccccagccacagcagaagcagagtaTCTAGTAACAAG GCTTAAGGAAGAATATATTCTACTGAGTACAGATGGGCCAGGAAGAAATGTGCTTAAATTCAAGCCCCCAATGTGCTTCAATATGGAGGATGCAAAATTTGTTGTGGACACACTTGACAAGCTACTAACAG ATATGGAAAAGGAATGTCTGAAGCAATAG
- the HNRNPAB gene encoding heterogeneous nuclear ribonucleoprotein A/B isoform X2 encodes MSEAEQQLAAGATQNGHEAAESAGEQQAETGGAPAAAGAAVAATAGTAAAAGAGPAAGTAGTAASQNGAEGDQINASKNEEDAGKMFVGGLSWDTSKKDLKDYFTKFGEVTDCTIKMDPNTGRSRGFGFILFKEPGSVEKVLEQKEHRLDGRLIDPKKAMAMKKDPVKKIFVGGLNPEATEEKIREYFGEFGEIEAIELPMDPKTNKRRGFVFITFKEEDPVKKVLEKKFHNVSGSKCEIKVAQPKEVYQQQQFSSGGGRGSYGGRGRGGRGGGQGSANYGKTPRRGGHQNNYKPY; translated from the exons ATGTCCGAAGCGGAGCAGCAGTTGGCGGCCGGCGCCACCCAGAACGGCCACGAAGCGGCCGAGAGCGCCGGAGAGCAGCAGGCCGAAACCGGCGGAGCTCCGGCGGCGGCAGGCGCGGCTGTGGCGGCGACGGCGGGaacggcggcggcggcgggagctgGACCGGCGGCGGGAACAGCGGGGACGGCCGCCAGCCAGAACGGAGCCGAAGGCGACCAGATCAACGCCAGCAAGAACGAGGAGGACGCGGG GAAGATGTTCGTTGGTGGCCTCAGTTGGGATACAAGCAAAAAAGACTTGAAAGATTACTTCACCAAATTTGGTGAGGTAACTGACTGTACGATAAAGATGGACCCTAACACAGGAAGATCCAGAGGCTTTGGATTTATTCTCTTCAAAGAACCTGGGAGTGTTGAAAAG GTtctggaacagaaagaacaCAGGCTAGATGGAAGACTAATTGACCCCAAGAAGGCCATGGCAATGAAAAAGGATccagtgaagaaaatatttgttggtGGACTAAACCCAGAagccacagaagagaaaatcaGGGAATACTTCGGAGAGTTTGGAGAG ATTGAAGCAATTGAACTTCCAATGGATCCAAAGACCAACAAAAGGAGGGGGTTTGTGTTCATCACTTTCAAGGAAGAGGATCCAGTGAAGAAGGTTTTGGAGAAGAAATTCCATAACGTCAGTGGAAGCAAG tgcGAGATTAAGGTAGCACAGCCAAAAGAAGTATACCAGCAGCAACAGTTCAGTAGTGGTGGAGGAAGAGGTAGCTatggaggaagaggcagaggtgGAAGAGGCGGCG GTCAAGGCAGTGCAAATTATGGGAAGACACCAAGACGTGGTGGTCATCAGAATAACTACAAGCCATATTGA
- the HNRNPAB gene encoding heterogeneous nuclear ribonucleoprotein A/B isoform X1 translates to MSEAEQQLAAGATQNGHEAAESAGEQQAETGGAPAAAGAAVAATAGTAAAAGAGPAAGTAGTAASQNGAEGDQINASKNEEDAGKMFVGGLSWDTSKKDLKDYFTKFGEVTDCTIKMDPNTGRSRGFGFILFKEPGSVEKVLEQKEHRLDGRLIDPKKAMAMKKDPVKKIFVGGLNPEATEEKIREYFGEFGEIEAIELPMDPKTNKRRGFVFITFKEEDPVKKVLEKKFHNVSGSKCEIKVAQPKEVYQQQQFSSGGGRGSYGGRGRGGRGGAQSQNWNQGYGNYWNQGYGNQGYGYQQGYGGYGGYDYSGYGYYGYGPGYDYSQGSANYGKTPRRGGHQNNYKPY, encoded by the exons ATGTCCGAAGCGGAGCAGCAGTTGGCGGCCGGCGCCACCCAGAACGGCCACGAAGCGGCCGAGAGCGCCGGAGAGCAGCAGGCCGAAACCGGCGGAGCTCCGGCGGCGGCAGGCGCGGCTGTGGCGGCGACGGCGGGaacggcggcggcggcgggagctgGACCGGCGGCGGGAACAGCGGGGACGGCCGCCAGCCAGAACGGAGCCGAAGGCGACCAGATCAACGCCAGCAAGAACGAGGAGGACGCGGG GAAGATGTTCGTTGGTGGCCTCAGTTGGGATACAAGCAAAAAAGACTTGAAAGATTACTTCACCAAATTTGGTGAGGTAACTGACTGTACGATAAAGATGGACCCTAACACAGGAAGATCCAGAGGCTTTGGATTTATTCTCTTCAAAGAACCTGGGAGTGTTGAAAAG GTtctggaacagaaagaacaCAGGCTAGATGGAAGACTAATTGACCCCAAGAAGGCCATGGCAATGAAAAAGGATccagtgaagaaaatatttgttggtGGACTAAACCCAGAagccacagaagagaaaatcaGGGAATACTTCGGAGAGTTTGGAGAG ATTGAAGCAATTGAACTTCCAATGGATCCAAAGACCAACAAAAGGAGGGGGTTTGTGTTCATCACTTTCAAGGAAGAGGATCCAGTGAAGAAGGTTTTGGAGAAGAAATTCCATAACGTCAGTGGAAGCAAG tgcGAGATTAAGGTAGCACAGCCAAAAGAAGTATACCAGCAGCAACAGTTCAGTAGTGGTGGAGGAAGAGGTAGCTatggaggaagaggcagaggtgGAAGAGGCGGCG CTCAAAGTCAAAATTGGAATCAAGGTTATGGCAATTACTGGAACCAGGGTTATGGGAATCAAGGATACGGCTATCAGCAAGGTTATGGTGGCTATGGAGGCTATGATTATTCAGGATATGGGTATTATGGATATGGACCAGGCTATGATTACA GTCAAGGCAGTGCAAATTATGGGAAGACACCAAGACGTGGTGGTCATCAGAATAACTACAAGCCATATTGA